The Paenibacillus sophorae genome has a segment encoding these proteins:
- a CDS encoding Ger(x)C family spore germination protein, whose protein sequence is MLKFWKLLVVSGLLLFEAGCWDSVELNKRAIVSGVSIDKGLTEDKKYSVSFQVIVADEITGKNSRGNAPVALYKGSGRSIYEALGNASRQSARILSLGHSKVIIISEDLAREGIRDLMDIFERESEMRLSTLVFVSRGQRAEDILSVMTIFGKIPANDLVQKLETGNRSFGYNFRIEVDDVIRGILAKEAGAIINGVIVKGDPEAGETKANLEGIKPKAILKNAGLAVFKQDKLEAFQDGPEGMGLSLIHNKQKEYPLFLELGKNESATFGMFKVHTSVRANAKDPEHPVIYISTQQQATLKEYNGSLDISKSSVLRNWEKLLSEETKKEIDAAVKEAMRLNSDYIRFNESVNRVNPKGWKRVKDRWESIFPRCEVHIKVNTLIRHTEMRTRSLRSSEEGEE, encoded by the coding sequence GTGCTTAAATTTTGGAAGCTGCTTGTGGTGTCGGGGCTTCTTCTTTTTGAGGCCGGTTGTTGGGACAGCGTTGAACTGAACAAAAGAGCGATTGTTTCAGGCGTATCTATCGATAAGGGGCTGACGGAGGACAAAAAATACAGCGTGTCCTTCCAAGTCATCGTGGCGGATGAAATAACCGGGAAAAACAGCAGGGGGAACGCCCCTGTCGCTTTATATAAAGGAAGCGGCCGGTCCATTTATGAGGCCCTCGGCAACGCTTCCCGTCAATCCGCGAGAATTCTCTCTCTGGGCCATTCGAAGGTGATCATCATATCCGAAGACCTCGCTCGTGAAGGGATCCGGGATCTCATGGATATTTTTGAACGGGAATCCGAGATGCGGCTCAGCACCCTGGTCTTTGTGTCCAGAGGACAGCGGGCGGAAGACATTCTTTCCGTGATGACGATATTCGGCAAAATCCCTGCCAACGACCTTGTACAAAAGCTGGAAACGGGAAACCGCTCCTTCGGTTACAATTTCCGGATTGAGGTGGATGATGTGATCCGCGGGATTTTGGCTAAAGAGGCAGGGGCGATTATTAACGGCGTGATTGTCAAGGGCGATCCGGAAGCGGGGGAAACGAAGGCAAATTTGGAGGGCATAAAGCCAAAGGCTATCTTGAAAAACGCCGGTCTTGCCGTATTCAAGCAGGATAAGCTGGAGGCATTTCAAGATGGCCCTGAGGGAATGGGCCTGAGCCTAATCCATAACAAGCAGAAAGAATATCCGTTATTCCTTGAGCTTGGGAAAAATGAATCCGCCACCTTCGGTATGTTCAAAGTGCATACCTCTGTCAGGGCCAATGCGAAAGATCCGGAGCATCCGGTTATCTACATCAGCACCCAACAGCAAGCCACCTTGAAGGAATACAACGGTTCTCTGGATATTTCCAAGTCTTCTGTACTAAGAAACTGGGAAAAGCTTCTGAGTGAAGAAACAAAGAAGGAAATCGATGCCGCCGTCAAAGAGGCCATGCGTCTTAACAGCGATTATATCCGGTTCAATGAGTCCGTGAACCGGGTTAATCCGAAAGGCTGGAAACGGGTGAAGGATCGCTGGGAGTCCATCTTTCCCCGCTGCGAAGTGCACATTAAGGTGAACACCCTTATCCGTCATACCGAGATGAGGACCCGTTCCTTGCGATCGTCGGAAGAGGGAGAGGAATAG
- a CDS encoding spore germination protein, with the protein MKKNRSLIQDRDARASGDTASGADNLNISNNLEQTLDNVTRELGFSPDLKIRKFQIGSAEPVWVAAVFMDGLINTVAVDEFVMGALFDNSADAAEGMPREPQERFQFILDRALELGETAVKDDWNDMMLSLLSGNTIILVDGCSKAIVGGTKGGEWRTVAEPSSQIVIRGPKDSFVESLITNIALIRRRIKSPKLWIEFMKIGSVTNTDVALLYMKGRADDKVVDQVRMRLKKIDIEAVLESSYIEQLIQDKVFTPFPTVYNTERPDVSAANLLEGRVVLIVDGTPFVLVVPTVLAQFLQSTDDYTQRFDSATLMRLVRYMSLIILLLGPSVYIALTTFHYEMVPTPMLISLLAQRENVPFPAAIEAMIMEAAFEILREAGIRMPRAVGQTVSIVGALILGTAVVEAGIITPVMVIVVALTGIASFAIPSYNLAVAGRIIRFGFMVAASMFGFYGITLGLIVLIAHINSLQSFGTPYLAPLSPFSIRGQKDTVIRVPMFLVSLRPNKLGYMKDDKSGKRKGTAGTGKDGQSGA; encoded by the coding sequence ATGAAAAAAAACAGATCACTTATTCAGGACCGCGATGCGAGGGCTTCTGGCGATACAGCATCTGGAGCCGATAACCTTAATATTTCGAATAATCTTGAGCAGACGCTCGACAACGTCACGCGTGAGCTCGGTTTCAGTCCCGATCTGAAAATCCGGAAGTTTCAGATCGGTTCGGCTGAACCGGTCTGGGTGGCCGCCGTTTTTATGGATGGATTGATCAACACCGTAGCCGTTGATGAATTCGTGATGGGAGCATTGTTCGATAATTCCGCCGATGCTGCGGAAGGAATGCCGCGGGAGCCGCAGGAAAGGTTTCAGTTTATTCTGGACAGGGCGCTGGAGCTAGGCGAAACCGCAGTCAAAGATGATTGGAACGACATGATGCTCTCCCTTCTGTCGGGCAACACCATCATTTTGGTGGACGGTTGCAGCAAGGCCATCGTGGGAGGAACGAAAGGGGGGGAATGGCGGACCGTTGCAGAGCCTTCCTCCCAAATTGTGATACGGGGACCTAAAGACTCCTTTGTCGAGTCGCTAATTACGAATATTGCGCTGATCCGCAGACGGATCAAATCGCCGAAACTTTGGATTGAATTTATGAAAATCGGCTCAGTGACGAATACGGACGTTGCCCTTTTGTATATGAAAGGCAGGGCGGATGACAAAGTCGTTGACCAGGTAAGAATGCGCCTGAAAAAAATCGACATTGAAGCGGTTCTGGAATCCAGCTATATTGAGCAGCTCATACAGGATAAAGTGTTTACCCCATTCCCCACGGTCTATAATACGGAGCGCCCGGATGTGTCGGCGGCCAATTTGCTGGAGGGTAGAGTCGTTCTGATTGTTGACGGTACGCCTTTTGTGCTTGTTGTACCTACGGTTTTAGCCCAATTTCTGCAATCGACCGATGATTATACTCAGAGATTTGACAGTGCCACACTCATGCGATTGGTGCGTTATATGAGCTTGATCATTCTGCTTCTGGGCCCCTCGGTTTATATTGCACTTACCACCTTCCATTACGAAATGGTACCGACGCCCATGCTGATCAGCCTGCTGGCCCAGCGGGAGAACGTTCCTTTTCCGGCTGCGATCGAAGCGATGATCATGGAGGCCGCGTTTGAAATCCTGAGGGAGGCCGGCATCCGGATGCCGAGAGCGGTAGGACAGACCGTATCGATTGTCGGCGCCTTGATTCTAGGCACGGCCGTAGTGGAAGCGGGTATTATTACGCCGGTCATGGTTATTGTGGTTGCCCTTACCGGTATTGCAAGCTTTGCCATTCCCTCTTACAACCTCGCGGTCGCGGGCCGAATTATCCGTTTTGGATTTATGGTGGCCGCGTCCATGTTTGGATTCTATGGGATTACTCTGGGACTGATTGTATTGATTGCCCATATAAACAGCCTGCAATCATTCGGTACTCCCTATCTAGCCCCGCTCAGCCCGTTTTCCATAAGAGGGCAAAAGGATACGGTTATTAGAGTGCCTATGTTTCTGGTCAGTCTCAGGCCCAATAAGCTTGGATACATGAAAGACGACAAGTCAGGTAAGCGCAAGGGGACAGCCGGTACAGGGAAGGATGGGCAGAGTGGTGCTTAA
- a CDS encoding calcium-translocating P-type ATPase, SERCA-type, with protein sequence MEQKSWHRLSSEELQKTFAVSPQRGLDDEEAEARRKEKGLNELSEGEKISPLTLLLNQFKDFMVLVLMGATLVSGLLGEYLDAITIVAIIALNGVLGFVQEFRAERSLRALKQLSAPSAKVLRDGTVQHIPAKLLVPGDIVLLESGDRVPADLRWLKCSALYCEESALTGESLPVSKHSEPIHAEEVPLGDQKNIGFMGTMVTRGTGKAIVVRTGMDTEMGKIAGLIQSTDTQETPLQRRLEQLGKILIYVSLALTVVVVLAGILHGQPAVSMFLAGVSLAVAAIPEGLPAIVTIALALGVQRMIKRKAIVRKLPSVETLGCASVICSDKTGTLTQNKMTVTRVWSGGRSLEVTGEGYAPIGAILDKGKPADLKHDQSLRRLLQIGALCNNAEIYETASAETKTKRRDKGKGKGGEGETASSTAKVWALKGDPTEGALVALSAKMGLTASALGATFSRDKEFPFDSERKLMSVTVTHPGGRMVCTKGAPDVLLSRCSYMLWEGQVVPCTPTLRQKALDANEAMASDALRVLGLAYRELRPNEQANSEKDAESQLVFAGLAGMIDPPRREVRDAISVTRRAGIKTVMITGDHGTTAEAIAGQLGILQRGGKVLTGSQLSRMDDDALDKLSDSVSVYARVSPEHKLRIVKSLQRHGHVVAMTGDGVNDAPAIKAADIGIAMGITGTDVSKEASALILGDDNFSTIVAAIEEGRSIYENIRKFIRYLLASNVGEILTMFFAMMLGLPLPLVPIQILWVNLVTDGLPAMALGVDQPEKDLMEHKPRGAKENIFARRLGWKIISRGILIGLCTLAAFWLTLRIAPEDPVQLVRAQSVAFATLVMAQLFHVFDCRSSRSVFHRNPFTNKYLVLAVLSSVLLMLAVMYIPVMQPIFKTIPLGFRDWSLCLVAAGIPTFLMGAGSVWSGKRNRKRSRSGGSGGGQTMLKSTKISA encoded by the coding sequence ATGGAACAAAAAAGTTGGCACCGGCTCAGCAGCGAGGAACTGCAAAAGACATTCGCGGTTTCGCCGCAGCGGGGCCTTGACGATGAGGAGGCTGAAGCAAGACGCAAGGAGAAGGGGCTAAACGAGCTGTCGGAGGGAGAAAAAATATCCCCGCTGACGCTGCTGCTCAATCAGTTCAAGGATTTCATGGTCCTGGTGCTTATGGGGGCGACGCTTGTATCGGGGCTGCTGGGCGAATATCTGGATGCGATCACGATTGTCGCTATCATAGCCCTAAACGGGGTACTCGGGTTTGTTCAGGAGTTTCGCGCAGAGCGCTCGCTGCGGGCGCTCAAGCAGCTGTCCGCGCCTTCGGCAAAAGTGCTGCGTGACGGGACCGTGCAGCACATCCCGGCGAAGCTGCTTGTTCCCGGCGACATCGTGCTGCTTGAAAGCGGCGACCGGGTCCCCGCCGATTTGCGCTGGCTTAAATGCAGCGCGCTGTACTGCGAGGAATCGGCATTGACTGGGGAATCGCTGCCGGTCTCCAAACACTCGGAGCCGATACACGCCGAGGAAGTTCCGCTTGGCGATCAGAAGAACATCGGCTTCATGGGCACAATGGTAACCCGGGGAACGGGCAAAGCGATTGTGGTCCGTACCGGGATGGATACGGAAATGGGCAAAATCGCGGGCCTGATCCAGAGCACCGACACTCAGGAAACACCCCTGCAGCGCCGGCTGGAGCAGCTTGGTAAAATTCTGATCTACGTCTCGCTCGCTCTGACCGTAGTAGTGGTGCTTGCCGGGATTTTACATGGCCAGCCTGCGGTGTCGATGTTTCTGGCAGGGGTCAGCCTTGCGGTCGCTGCGATACCCGAAGGACTGCCCGCGATCGTTACGATCGCGCTTGCTCTCGGTGTGCAGCGGATGATCAAGCGCAAGGCGATTGTGCGCAAGCTCCCCTCGGTAGAGACACTGGGCTGCGCGTCCGTTATCTGTTCCGACAAGACCGGAACGCTGACGCAGAATAAGATGACGGTAACCCGCGTGTGGAGCGGAGGGCGCAGTCTTGAAGTGACTGGCGAAGGATATGCGCCGATTGGGGCAATTCTCGACAAGGGAAAGCCTGCGGATTTGAAACATGATCAGAGCCTGAGAAGATTGCTCCAAATTGGCGCGTTATGCAACAACGCGGAGATCTACGAGACGGCTTCTGCTGAAACGAAGACCAAGCGTAGAGATAAAGGCAAGGGGAAGGGCGGCGAAGGAGAGACGGCATCTTCCACAGCCAAGGTCTGGGCGCTCAAAGGCGACCCGACAGAGGGGGCGCTTGTGGCGCTGTCCGCGAAGATGGGGCTGACCGCCTCGGCGCTGGGCGCAACCTTCTCCAGAGACAAGGAGTTTCCGTTCGATTCCGAACGGAAGCTGATGTCGGTGACCGTGACCCATCCCGGCGGCCGCATGGTGTGCACGAAGGGCGCGCCCGATGTGCTGCTGAGCCGCTGTTCGTATATGCTGTGGGAAGGCCAGGTTGTGCCCTGCACGCCAACGCTCCGGCAAAAAGCGCTGGACGCGAACGAAGCGATGGCTTCGGACGCCCTCCGCGTGCTCGGTCTGGCTTACCGGGAGCTGCGGCCTAATGAGCAAGCTAATTCAGAGAAGGATGCCGAAAGCCAGCTGGTCTTCGCCGGGCTCGCCGGTATGATCGATCCGCCGCGCCGGGAGGTGCGGGATGCGATCAGCGTCACCCGGCGGGCGGGCATCAAGACGGTGATGATCACCGGCGATCACGGCACCACAGCCGAGGCGATTGCGGGTCAGCTCGGCATCCTCCAGCGCGGCGGCAAGGTGCTGACAGGCAGCCAGCTGTCGCGGATGGACGATGATGCGCTCGACAAATTGTCGGACAGTGTGAGCGTCTATGCCCGCGTTTCGCCCGAGCACAAGCTGCGCATCGTGAAGTCGCTGCAGCGTCACGGCCATGTTGTGGCCATGACGGGCGACGGAGTCAACGATGCCCCGGCCATCAAGGCGGCGGACATTGGCATAGCTATGGGCATTACAGGAACGGATGTAAGCAAGGAAGCTTCCGCGCTCATTTTAGGAGACGATAATTTCTCGACAATTGTGGCAGCAATTGAGGAAGGCCGGAGCATTTATGAGAATATCCGCAAATTCATCCGGTATTTGCTCGCTTCGAATGTCGGCGAGATTCTGACCATGTTCTTTGCAATGATGCTCGGTCTGCCGCTGCCGCTTGTGCCGATCCAGATATTATGGGTCAATCTCGTCACGGACGGTCTGCCCGCCATGGCGCTGGGCGTAGACCAGCCCGAGAAGGACTTGATGGAACACAAGCCGCGCGGCGCCAAAGAAAATATCTTCGCCCGCCGGCTCGGCTGGAAGATTATCAGCCGCGGCATTCTGATAGGGCTGTGCACGCTAGCCGCCTTCTGGCTGACGCTTCGTATTGCCCCGGAAGATCCGGTCCAACTGGTGAGAGCACAGTCGGTAGCGTTCGCCACTCTCGTTATGGCCCAGCTGTTCCATGTATTCGACTGCCGGAGCTCGCGCTCCGTGTTCCACCGAAACCCGTTCACGAATAAATATCTTGTGCTTGCGGTGCTCTCGTCCGTGCTGCTGATGCTGGCGGTTATGTACATTCCGGTGATGCAGCCGATCTTCAAGACGATACCGCTTGGCTTCCGGGACTGGTCGCTGTGTTTGGTAGCAGCTGGGATTCCCACCTTCCTAATGGGCGCAGGCAGTGTCTGGAGCGGGAAGCGGAACCGGAAGCGCAGCCGCAGCGGCGGCAGCGGCGGCGGACAGACCATGCTGAAAAGTACAAAAATTTCGGCATAA
- a CDS encoding GerAB/ArcD/ProY family transporter, with product MREIRIGSLHFFSLVLMFELGTALVVNVGMEAGRDAWIAIFLGCLVGILIYTGYNYLFKLYPDLPLSGYARAILGKPLGSVVVILYAVIFLNGAGRDMRDGSALLVMAALNRTPIMIVAAMMILSCGYVLHKGLEVLARTSFIIMIGVLMISGIITLLMLFSGEMEWSRLQPMLGDGIKPVALSVIRSNYMFPFGEVFCFTMLMPYVGDKKRAVWVVPSAILAAGLIISYTALLNITVLGSDMVERSPFPLLSTVSKAALSDFIQRLDVLVVMLLIIGVFFKVAVYYGAAVIAISDLFNLPYRMLIIPSAIIILLSGMLDSRSFVEHLEEGGEMLTFVYPVFTIVIPAVLIIVAAFRNYRSSSRPG from the coding sequence ATGCGGGAGATCAGAATAGGATCACTACATTTTTTTTCCCTGGTTCTTATGTTTGAGCTGGGGACGGCTCTTGTCGTCAATGTTGGAATGGAAGCCGGCAGAGACGCCTGGATAGCCATCTTCCTGGGCTGTTTGGTGGGTATACTTATCTATACCGGTTACAATTATCTATTCAAGTTGTATCCCGATCTGCCATTATCCGGCTATGCGCGGGCGATTCTCGGCAAACCGCTTGGGTCGGTCGTGGTCATTCTTTATGCGGTTATCTTCTTGAATGGAGCCGGTCGTGATATGCGGGATGGAAGTGCTCTGCTGGTTATGGCCGCCCTGAACCGAACGCCGATCATGATCGTTGCCGCGATGATGATTTTATCTTGCGGATACGTGTTGCATAAAGGATTGGAGGTGCTGGCCCGGACCTCGTTTATTATTATGATCGGTGTGCTGATGATCAGCGGGATTATTACGCTGCTAATGCTTTTTTCGGGGGAAATGGAATGGTCGCGCCTGCAGCCGATGCTGGGGGATGGAATCAAACCGGTGGCCCTTTCGGTGATCCGTTCAAATTATATGTTTCCGTTCGGCGAAGTCTTCTGTTTCACGATGCTGATGCCTTATGTCGGCGACAAAAAAAGAGCGGTTTGGGTTGTGCCTTCCGCAATCCTGGCAGCCGGATTGATTATCAGCTACACGGCGCTCCTCAATATTACGGTGCTGGGCAGCGACATGGTGGAGCGTTCTCCGTTTCCTCTGCTATCTACCGTGAGTAAAGCGGCGTTGTCCGATTTTATTCAGCGATTGGACGTTTTGGTGGTAATGCTGCTGATTATCGGTGTTTTTTTCAAAGTAGCCGTTTACTACGGTGCGGCGGTGATCGCCATCTCGGATCTGTTCAATCTTCCATACCGGATGTTGATTATTCCCTCAGCGATTATCATTTTATTATCCGGTATGCTGGATTCGCGAAGTTTTGTTGAGCATCTGGAGGAAGGCGGGGAGATGCTTACCTTCGTATATCCCGTCTTTACTATTGTCATTCCGGCCGTCCTGATTATTGTCGCCGCCTTCAGGAATTATCGTTCGAGTTCCCGACCGGGCTGA
- the dapF gene encoding diaminopimelate epimerase has protein sequence MEFTKMHGLGNDFIVVFGEKSLPANAPDLAVKLCNRFFGIGADGLVYILPSERGDYMMRIINSDGSEAEQCGNAIRCVAKYVYDHGHVKSEQIVIETIGAGEQKVKLQVKNGEVETVTVDMGEPVLAGPKIPVDIDAEPVLGRPIETDGQEFTFTAVSMGNPHCVIYVEDAVTFDLATWGPKLEVHPLFPRKVNVEFATVKNRGWIDMRVWERGAGPTLACGTGACATLVSSVLNGVSDRAAWVSLKGGDLYIEWNEEDNHVYMTGPAEAVFKGSVSI, from the coding sequence ATGGAATTTACCAAAATGCACGGACTCGGCAACGACTTCATTGTCGTATTCGGCGAGAAGTCGCTGCCAGCCAACGCGCCTGATTTGGCCGTTAAATTATGCAATCGGTTCTTCGGCATTGGAGCAGACGGACTCGTATATATTCTGCCTTCGGAACGAGGGGACTACATGATGCGGATTATCAATTCCGACGGCTCTGAAGCGGAGCAGTGCGGCAATGCCATCCGCTGTGTGGCGAAATATGTGTACGACCACGGGCATGTAAAGTCGGAGCAAATCGTCATTGAAACGATAGGCGCGGGCGAACAGAAAGTAAAGCTGCAGGTGAAGAACGGAGAAGTTGAGACGGTAACGGTCGATATGGGCGAGCCCGTACTGGCGGGCCCCAAAATCCCCGTAGACATTGACGCCGAGCCGGTGCTGGGCCGGCCGATCGAGACGGATGGACAGGAATTCACCTTTACTGCTGTGTCGATGGGTAATCCGCACTGCGTTATCTACGTTGAAGACGCTGTTACCTTCGATTTGGCTACCTGGGGGCCAAAGCTGGAGGTTCATCCTCTGTTCCCCCGCAAGGTAAACGTCGAATTCGCCACTGTGAAAAACCGCGGATGGATCGACATGCGTGTATGGGAACGGGGAGCCGGCCCTACGCTTGCCTGCGGAACGGGCGCCTGCGCCACACTCGTATCTTCCGTGCTTAATGGAGTGAGCGACCGGGCGGCCTGGGTAAGCCTGAAGGGCGGAGACCTGTACATTGAATGGAACGAAGAAGACAATCATGTATATATGACAGGACCGGCCGAAGCAGTATTTAAAGGGTCCGTATCCATATAA
- a CDS encoding Rqc2 family fibronectin-binding protein, whose product MALDGIVTRAIVAELQVCIGQRISKIYQPGDHDLVFTLRGAGGGGKLLLSANPTYPRLHFTERSTLNPPEAPMFCMLMRKHCEGGVIESITQVGMERIIHFDIRQRDELGDVSSKKLIIELMGRHSNIILTDAQAGTIIDGIHHVTPAISSYRIVMPGFAYTQPPEQNKHNPLNISRNGFLELYDDAETGTVEQDQEADSETEAEQSKKVIRKLPSQDPAGWIVDTFSGISPLIAQEIALRAKEGQSAGESGITSADANPSGKLADAFESLMEPVREKRFDPVTGTNAKGKLVFSAVPLKLLEGKTKHYDTISRCMEDYFGDKGERDTVKQKVSDLIRFLTNERSKNIKKLANLKADLEEAGDAEQYRVRGELLFASLHTLSKGDIEARLVNYYDEEQAEVVIPLDPLLTPSDNAQRYFKKYNKYKNSLAVIEEQLEKTHEEIRYMESLLQQLDHATLNDIEEIRDELVAGGYLRDRSKKGKKKKKPARPTLQVFTSSESLEIYVGKNNLQNEYLTNRLAGSNDTWLHTKDIPGSHVVIRGEIFGDATLNEAAQLAAYFSQAKQSSSVPVDCTLIRHVRKPSGSKPGFVIYDHQRTLFVTPDEEMIKRLPSTLKS is encoded by the coding sequence ATGGCACTAGACGGAATTGTAACCCGCGCCATTGTGGCTGAGCTTCAAGTTTGCATTGGCCAGCGGATCAGTAAAATATATCAGCCCGGCGATCACGATCTTGTATTTACACTCAGAGGCGCGGGCGGAGGCGGCAAGCTGCTCTTATCAGCCAATCCGACTTATCCGCGCCTGCATTTTACGGAAAGAAGCACCCTGAATCCGCCGGAGGCTCCGATGTTCTGCATGCTGATGCGCAAGCACTGCGAGGGGGGCGTAATCGAGTCCATTACCCAAGTGGGGATGGAACGGATCATTCACTTCGATATCCGGCAAAGGGATGAGCTTGGAGACGTGTCCTCCAAAAAGCTTATTATCGAGCTGATGGGACGTCACAGCAATATCATCCTAACGGACGCCCAGGCCGGTACGATTATCGACGGCATTCATCATGTTACGCCCGCAATCAGCAGCTACCGGATCGTTATGCCCGGCTTTGCGTATACGCAGCCGCCGGAGCAGAACAAGCATAATCCGCTGAACATTTCGCGGAACGGATTTTTGGAGTTGTACGACGATGCCGAGACCGGAACGGTAGAGCAAGATCAAGAGGCGGATTCGGAAACTGAAGCGGAGCAATCGAAAAAAGTCATCCGCAAGCTGCCCTCCCAAGATCCCGCCGGCTGGATCGTTGATACTTTCAGCGGCATCAGTCCGCTGATTGCGCAGGAAATCGCTCTGCGCGCTAAGGAAGGACAAAGCGCCGGTGAATCCGGCATAACTTCGGCGGACGCTAACCCAAGCGGCAAGCTGGCGGACGCCTTCGAATCCCTCATGGAGCCGGTCAGAGAGAAGCGGTTCGATCCGGTAACCGGCACGAATGCCAAGGGGAAACTCGTCTTCTCGGCGGTCCCGCTTAAGCTGCTGGAGGGCAAGACGAAACATTATGACACCATCAGCCGCTGTATGGAGGACTATTTCGGCGATAAAGGGGAGCGTGATACGGTCAAGCAGAAAGTAAGCGACTTGATCCGCTTCCTGACGAACGAGCGGAGCAAAAATATCAAGAAGCTGGCCAATCTTAAAGCGGACCTTGAGGAAGCGGGCGACGCCGAGCAGTACCGGGTCCGCGGCGAGCTGCTGTTCGCGTCGCTCCACACGCTGTCCAAGGGCGATATAGAGGCTCGTTTAGTCAATTATTACGATGAGGAACAGGCGGAGGTCGTTATCCCGCTTGATCCGCTGCTTACGCCGTCAGACAACGCTCAGCGCTATTTTAAAAAATACAATAAGTACAAAAACAGCCTGGCGGTCATCGAAGAGCAGCTTGAAAAGACGCATGAGGAAATCCGCTATATGGAGAGCCTGCTTCAGCAGCTGGATCACGCCACCCTGAACGACATCGAGGAAATTCGGGATGAACTTGTGGCCGGGGGGTATCTCCGCGACCGCAGTAAAAAGGGCAAAAAGAAGAAGAAGCCTGCCCGCCCGACACTTCAGGTGTTTACTTCCTCGGAAAGCCTGGAGATTTACGTGGGCAAGAACAACCTGCAGAATGAGTACCTGACGAACCGCCTTGCCGGTTCCAACGATACTTGGCTTCATACGAAGGATATTCCCGGCTCGCATGTCGTGATTCGCGGCGAGATTTTCGGAGACGCCACCCTTAATGAAGCCGCGCAGCTGGCCGCATACTTCAGCCAAGCGAAGCAGTCCAGCAGCGTGCCTGTTGACTGCACCCTGATTAGGCATGTACGTAAGCCAAGCGGCTCAAAGCCCGGCTTTGTCATTTACGACCATCAGCGGACCCTGTTCGTAACGCCGGATGAGGAAATGATCAAGCGCCTTCCCAGTACGCTTAAAAGTTGA